The region CCGGTGAGCAGCGACCAGACCTGCCCGGACAGCAACCCGAGCAGCACCCCGCCGACGCCCTGGGCGCCGGCGTCCAACTCCCGTCCCACCGGGTACACCACGGCGACCGCGCCGCCGACGACCAGCAGCGCACCCAGCGCGGACAGTGCCCGGCCGCCGGCCGCCGAGGCGGCGGCGACCAGACCGAGCGCCCCCACCGCGAGGAGTCCCACGATGGTCACCGTCCACCAGGTGTACGCGTCCGGCGGCGGTACCCAGTCGAGCGTGCCGCCGATCACCACCGGGTCCGCGCCGTCGCGCAGCGGGACCGTCCATTCCCGCACCCGGTGCTCGCGGTCGGGTGCGGCGCGTACCGCCGCCGGGGGGCCCGATTCCTGCCACAGCGCCCGCTGGTCGTGCCAGCGCACGGTGGGCCCGTCGGCGACCCGCCGCCAGGCCGCTGGTGCGGCCGGGTCGACCTCGGCCGGCAGCGCGGTGTCCCCGGCGAGGGTGCGGTTCAGGTAGGTGGCGGGGGAGCGGCTGTTCTCGAAGACCCCGTCCGGGCCGACCCGCAGGTACGGCTCGCCGGAGTAACCGATCACCTCGACGGCGCGGCCGGTGCGGTTGGTCAGTTCCAGTCGGGCGCCCGCCTCGACGACGCGTACCTCCAGACCGGGTCGAGCCGGTGCGACGCCGGTGGTCGCGGTCCGGTAGTCGGTGCCGTCCGGGGCGTCCGCGCCATGGGCGGCGGCGGGCGCCGCCGTGAGCAGTGTGGCCGCGCCGGCTGCGGCGGCGACCAGGCCGGCGCGGGTCAGCAGGGTACGGATCACTTGCCGGCCGCCGCCACGGCGGCGCTGAGGCCCTGCGGGCTGCGGTCTTCGAGCGGCTGGCCGTTGACCAGGATCGTCGGTGTGCCGGTGACGTTGCTCCGGCTGGCCTCGTCGGTGACGTGCTCGGTCCACGTCCGGTACGTGCCGTCCTTGACGCAGCCGGCGAACGAGCCCCGGTCGAGGCCGACCCCGACGCCGATGTCGATCAGTTGGTCGTTGTCGAGACCGGCGCTGCCCTCGGGCGGCTGCTTCTCGAAGAGCGCCGACGCGTACTCCCGGAACTTGCCGCCGGCCGCCGCGCACCCGGACGCGGCCGAGGACCGGGTCGAGTATTCGGTGGTGGAGAAGCGGTTGAGGTACGCCACGGGGTGGTAGACCACCTTCGCCTTGTTCTCGGCCGCCAACTGCGTGAGCGTCGCCCCGCTGGTCTGCTCGAACTGGTTGCAGGCCGGGCAGAGGAAGTCCTCGTAGACGTCGACGGTGACCGGTCCGCCGCCGGTGACGATGCCGGTGCCGTCGGCGTTCGCGCCGGGCGGGGCGGTGAAGGTGTCCGAACGCTGGCTGGACCAGATGGCCCATCCGGCGACCCCGGCGATGACCAGGACGACGACCGCGGCGGCGGAGACCCAGATCGTGCGCCGGCGCCGCCGCTCGCGGGCGAGCTGCTCGCGGACCACCCGGGCGGCGTCCCGCTGCCCCTTGCGACTACTCATCCTCGTCCTCCCCAACGGGCTCGCCGGTCAACCACCCGTCCACCGACACCGGCGTACGTGGCCAGATCAGCAGGAATCCGGCTAATACCAAGAATCCCAGGTCCCGGAGGATCTCCGGGAGATAACTGGGGGCCTGTCCCTCGGCCAACTGCCCGCCGCTGCCGAAGCAACCACAGTCGATGGCCAGCCCGCGTGCCCAGGCCGAGGCGATCCCCACGATGAAGACCACCAGCAGCGCGGCGGACATCCCGGCGACGAGTCGGGTGGCCAGCCCCAACAGCAGCAGCACGCCCAGCGCCAGTTCGACGAAGGGCAGGGCCGCGCCGATCACGGTCGCCACGTCGTACGGCATCACCTGGTACGCGTTGACCGCCCGCCCGGAGGCGGCGAGGTCACCGACCTTCGACGCGCCGGCGACGAGCCAGACGGCGGCGAGGCCGAGCCGGGCCGCCGTGCCGAGCCAGGGTCGGACCACAGGCCAACGGCCGGGAGGTGCAGTCACGCTCATTTGTCGTTCCGTCTCCGCCGGAAGTTCCGGGATCAGCCGGCCAGGGCGTCGCCGACCGCCTCGACCAGCTCGTCGCGGGCCCGGGCCACCCGGGACCGGATGGTGCCCACCGGCACCCCTTCGACGGCTGCCGCCTCGGCGTACGACAGGCCGAGCAGTTGGGTGAGAACGAACGCGGCGCGCCGTTCGGCGCTGAGCCGGCGGACCAGGTCGGCGGCCCCGAGCTGCCCGGACGGGTCCGGGTGCGGGTGGTCGGTGTACGCGTTCGCCGTCAGGCGCTCGTCGAGCCGGCGGCGACGGATCACCGTGCGCAGGTGGTCGGCGCAGGCCCGACGTGTGATGCCGAGCAGCCAGGTGCGGGCGCTGGAGCGGCCCTCGAACGCGGGCAGAGCCCGAAACGCCCGCAGGTACGTCTCCTGGGTCAGGTCGTCGGCGCTGTCCGGGTCGACCAGGGCGGCGGCGAAACGCCAGACCTCGGCCTGGGTCAGCCGGACGAACGCCGCCTGCGCGCTCGGGTCGCCGTGTCGCGCGGTCAACGCCCACTCGGTGGCCGGGTCCCGGGCGACGTCGTCGGCCGGCTCGGCCGGACCGGCGGAACCGGTGTCACGCGGGACGGGGATCACGACAAACCACGATACGCGCCGCTCGGCTGAGCGTTAGGGTCC is a window of Micromonospora sp. WMMD961 DNA encoding:
- a CDS encoding thioredoxin domain-containing protein, whose product is MSSRKGQRDAARVVREQLARERRRRRTIWVSAAAVVVLVIAGVAGWAIWSSQRSDTFTAPPGANADGTGIVTGGGPVTVDVYEDFLCPACNQFEQTSGATLTQLAAENKAKVVYHPVAYLNRFSTTEYSTRSSAASGCAAAGGKFREYASALFEKQPPEGSAGLDNDQLIDIGVGVGLDRGSFAGCVKDGTYRTWTEHVTDEASRSNVTGTPTILVNGQPLEDRSPQGLSAAVAAAGK
- a CDS encoding MauE/DoxX family redox-associated membrane protein, which encodes MSVTAPPGRWPVVRPWLGTAARLGLAAVWLVAGASKVGDLAASGRAVNAYQVMPYDVATVIGAALPFVELALGVLLLLGLATRLVAGMSAALLVVFIVGIASAWARGLAIDCGCFGSGGQLAEGQAPSYLPEILRDLGFLVLAGFLLIWPRTPVSVDGWLTGEPVGEDEDE
- a CDS encoding sigma-70 family RNA polymerase sigma factor; the encoded protein is MIPVPRDTGSAGPAEPADDVARDPATEWALTARHGDPSAQAAFVRLTQAEVWRFAAALVDPDSADDLTQETYLRAFRALPAFEGRSSARTWLLGITRRACADHLRTVIRRRRLDERLTANAYTDHPHPDPSGQLGAADLVRRLSAERRAAFVLTQLLGLSYAEAAAVEGVPVGTIRSRVARARDELVEAVGDALAG